The Gavia stellata isolate bGavSte3 chromosome 1, bGavSte3.hap2, whole genome shotgun sequence genome has a segment encoding these proteins:
- the C1H13orf42 gene encoding uncharacterized protein C13orf42 homolog: MFKKIHSIFHPNSHRSNVTDDIPYGDGTGSAVRLIRSTSMYVLGGEQEKVSEPLKKCKSTTSIDSCFQPKEEDRDWMYSKTQDCLKYLQDLLALRKKYLDNINNLKSMHMAADSPMSTKSSKTGKKSFLPLPSKESSKAPMERKGPQSCSDVREAIAFFDSVIADLDSERWRRVPDVDLPNVDVDFDVATSTSEHSLHSNWILRAPRRYSQDTAQTAKAANQSQRNSQRRTTGSRKRLERHPMYLPKAVEGAYSTLKFKPKTHKKEY; the protein is encoded by the exons ATGTTCAAAAAGATCCATTCTATATTTCACCCCAACTCCCACCGAAGCAATGTGACAGATGACATCCCTTACGGTGATGGCACAGGTTCTGCGGTGAGATTGATCCGCAGCACTTCTATGTACGTCCTTGGAGGTGAGCAGGAAAAAGTTAGTGAACcactaaaaaaatgcaaaagtacAACCAGCATCGACTCTTGCTTCCAGCCAAAAGAGGAAGACAGAGACTGGATGTACTCTAAGACTCAGGACTGCTTGAAGTACTTACAGGATCTGTTAgccttgaggaaaaaatatcttgacAACATCAATAACTTGAAATCCATGCATATGGCTGCAGATTCCCCAATGTCCACAAAATCATCCAAAACTGGAAAGAAGTCATTTCTTCCACTTCCTTCCAAAGAGTCTTCTAAG GCACCCATGGAGAGAAAAGGCCCACAGTCCTGTTCAGATGTAAGAGAAGCAATAGCTTTCTTTGACTCAGTTATTGCAGACCTGGATTCAGAGAGATGGCGGAGAGTTCCTGACGTGGATCTGCCAAATGTGGATGTTGATTTTGATG ttGCTACCAGCACAAGTGAGCACAGTTTGCATTCAAACTGGATCCTTCGTGCTCCCCGGAGATACTCACAAGATACTGCCCAAACAGCAAAGGCTGCAAACCAGTCTCAAAGAAACAGCCAGCGGAGAACCACAGGCTCTAGGAAGAGGTTGGAAAGACATCCCATGTACTTGCCCAAAGCTGTGGAAGGGGCATATAGCACTTTAAAATTTAAGCCCAAAACACATAAGAAAGAATATTGA